One Acanthopagrus latus isolate v.2019 chromosome 12, fAcaLat1.1, whole genome shotgun sequence genomic region harbors:
- the LOC119030240 gene encoding GRAM domain-containing protein 2B-like isoform X2, whose product MVLMAEQADRPLTPLSSPEQLSSRDSRGNRPALKPVEQLSPMLSPSDCETKFERKKSQPSHLSKTNAQYHKLFKEVSKDEILKQSYTCALQRDILYQGKMFVSDNWICFHSKVFGRDTKISIPVMTVTFIKKTKTALLVPNALVIETASYQHVFVSFLSRNTTYKLLKSICIHLEVDKTCNSPVTSSCENSFRAKCPSSLPLDFSRDFSDLDGVVQQRRQEMMESSSSGSQTPDYDKITDFTGLPDTFLSAVKSGEVSVHADIHLQTPSPKHGAVLKNGSAKPTRRDILKDKSSQPMSLHAILLIYLFLVSVLVLSSCYMAFKIVALEHRLNSLVSMGEHIHNENAVSPKSQSEINAEIYGELSTNLFKLEKIQRNLRKLLEET is encoded by the exons ATGGTGCTGATGGCCGAGCAGGCGGACAGACCTCTGACCCCGTTATCTTCACCGGAGCAACTTTCCAGCAGGGACTCCCGAGGGAACCGGCCCGC GTTGAAACCTGTGGAGCAGCTTTCACCGATGCTGAGTCCCAGTGACTGTGAAACAAAGTTTGAAAGGAAGAAATCCCAGCCCAGCCAC ttATCAAAGACGAACGCTCAGTATCACAAGTTGTTCAAGGAGGTCAGCAAAGATGAGATACTCAAACAGA GTTACACTTGTGCcctgcagagagacattttGTATCAGGGCAAAATGTTCGTCTCTGATAACTGGATCTGTTTCCACTCCAAAGTCTTCGGCAGAGATACCAAG ATTTCAATCCCTGTCATGACTGtgacatttatcaaaaaaactaaaactgcacTACTGGTGCCGAATGCTCTCGTGATTGAAACAGCAAGTTATCAG CATGTCTTCGTGTCCTTCCTGTCTCGAAACACCACCTACAAACTGCTGAAGTCCATCTGCATTCATTTGGAG GTGGATAAAACTTGTAACAGCCCCGTCACTTCCTCCTGTGAAAACAGCTTCAGAGCAAAATGCCCATCGTCTCTTCCTCTG GACTTTTCCAGAGACTTCTCCGACCTCGATGGGGTCGTGCAACAAAGACGGCAGGAGATGatggagagcagcagctccGGGTCTCAAACTCCAGATTATGACAAAATAACTG ACTTCACCGGCCTGCCAGACACATTTCTGAGTGCAGTGAAGAGCGGAGAGGTTTCAGTCCATGCAGACATTCACCTCCAGACTCCGAGTCCAAAACACGGAGCTGTCCTTAAAAACG GCTCTGCTAAACCAACCCGGAGAGACATTCTCAAAGACAAATCCTCCCAGCCGATGTCTTTACATGCCATCCTCCTTATCTACCTGTTTTT AGTTAGTGTTCTCGTCCTGTCCTCCTGTTACATGGCTTTCAAGATAGTGGCTCTCGAGCATCGTCTGAACTCGTTGGTGTCCATGGGGGAACACATTCATAATGA GAATGCTGTGAGCCCCAAGTCCCAGAGTGAAATAAATGCCGAGATTTATGGAGAACTGTCAACCAACTTGTTCAAGCTagaaaag ATTCAAAGAAATCTCCGGAAGCTACTTGAAGAGACTTGA
- the LOC119030240 gene encoding GRAM domain-containing protein 2B-like isoform X1, with amino-acid sequence MVLMAEQADRPLTPLSSPEQLSSRDSRGNRPACEAENGGERRQRRSGRSPADLHLCLDAESEPSESRKKPASMRLKPVEQLSPMLSPSDCETKFERKKSQPSHLSKTNAQYHKLFKEVSKDEILKQSYTCALQRDILYQGKMFVSDNWICFHSKVFGRDTKISIPVMTVTFIKKTKTALLVPNALVIETASYQHVFVSFLSRNTTYKLLKSICIHLEVDKTCNSPVTSSCENSFRAKCPSSLPLDFSRDFSDLDGVVQQRRQEMMESSSSGSQTPDYDKITDFTGLPDTFLSAVKSGEVSVHADIHLQTPSPKHGAVLKNGSAKPTRRDILKDKSSQPMSLHAILLIYLFLVSVLVLSSCYMAFKIVALEHRLNSLVSMGEHIHNENAVSPKSQSEINAEIYGELSTNLFKLEKIQRNLRKLLEET; translated from the exons ATGGTGCTGATGGCCGAGCAGGCGGACAGACCTCTGACCCCGTTATCTTCACCGGAGCAACTTTCCAGCAGGGACTCCCGAGGGAACCGGCCCGC gtgtgagGCGGAGAAtggaggtgagaggagacagaggaggtccGGACGGTCACCTGCAGACCTCCACCTGTGTCTGGACGCAGAGTCGGAGCCgtcagagagcaggaagaaacCAGCCAGCATGAG GTTGAAACCTGTGGAGCAGCTTTCACCGATGCTGAGTCCCAGTGACTGTGAAACAAAGTTTGAAAGGAAGAAATCCCAGCCCAGCCAC ttATCAAAGACGAACGCTCAGTATCACAAGTTGTTCAAGGAGGTCAGCAAAGATGAGATACTCAAACAGA GTTACACTTGTGCcctgcagagagacattttGTATCAGGGCAAAATGTTCGTCTCTGATAACTGGATCTGTTTCCACTCCAAAGTCTTCGGCAGAGATACCAAG ATTTCAATCCCTGTCATGACTGtgacatttatcaaaaaaactaaaactgcacTACTGGTGCCGAATGCTCTCGTGATTGAAACAGCAAGTTATCAG CATGTCTTCGTGTCCTTCCTGTCTCGAAACACCACCTACAAACTGCTGAAGTCCATCTGCATTCATTTGGAG GTGGATAAAACTTGTAACAGCCCCGTCACTTCCTCCTGTGAAAACAGCTTCAGAGCAAAATGCCCATCGTCTCTTCCTCTG GACTTTTCCAGAGACTTCTCCGACCTCGATGGGGTCGTGCAACAAAGACGGCAGGAGATGatggagagcagcagctccGGGTCTCAAACTCCAGATTATGACAAAATAACTG ACTTCACCGGCCTGCCAGACACATTTCTGAGTGCAGTGAAGAGCGGAGAGGTTTCAGTCCATGCAGACATTCACCTCCAGACTCCGAGTCCAAAACACGGAGCTGTCCTTAAAAACG GCTCTGCTAAACCAACCCGGAGAGACATTCTCAAAGACAAATCCTCCCAGCCGATGTCTTTACATGCCATCCTCCTTATCTACCTGTTTTT AGTTAGTGTTCTCGTCCTGTCCTCCTGTTACATGGCTTTCAAGATAGTGGCTCTCGAGCATCGTCTGAACTCGTTGGTGTCCATGGGGGAACACATTCATAATGA GAATGCTGTGAGCCCCAAGTCCCAGAGTGAAATAAATGCCGAGATTTATGGAGAACTGTCAACCAACTTGTTCAAGCTagaaaag ATTCAAAGAAATCTCCGGAAGCTACTTGAAGAGACTTGA